The genomic interval GCAAGTTTTCTTGCATGCGTCGAGCAACTCAATAGATTTGTGTATTGTGACACTGACACTTTATGCCTTTATGCCTTTATTGATCAACTTCGATAAGTAttgaattaacaaaatatatatgttttcaaTCAAACGTTAAAAATACTTCATGATTTTATCGATATGTATCGTTTTAAGTACACTTCGATACCGATAACTCCAAGGTATTTAACGACACTTTGGGCTTTATTAAGCTTAAGTTACTTAAATTTAggttttactaacaaaaatcTTTAGCATAAGTTAAAAGTTTCATTTACACAGTGCTGACACTTGCTTGAAGTAAGAATTAAAAGAATTAATTCGAAatcttttatatttgaatCTAATAAACCCTTTGCTTAGGTTTTGTCGGCAAATTTGTCTTTTAACAAGCTGATATTCCCAAAGCTTTCATAAAACTTTAAGCTTTCAGTTACTTGCTTGAATCGACGCTTAATAAAACTAATCTTTAGAGAGTTACTTTAAGCaaatgtcaacaacattttagtTTAGCTTGGACTAGCGCAACAGCTTAAGACATGATGATACAGGCAACTCCACAAAAATAGCCAGTAGCAGGGAACTCAGATACGAGGCGCATAACACGTAGAATATATAAGCAAACTGTGTATgagatatgcaaaatattaagTGCCCAAACTGGAACATATTAGAATCATCTTCAACTCACCATAGTGCCCGTGCCAAAGTATATAGGCTCACGTACGGTAGCCAGCGCTAGACGTGCCACCAGGAGATGCACAATGAAGGCGCCATAGGTCAGTCGACCCAGTATGCGAAAGATGGGCAGGCAGGCAAACTTGCGTAGAATCCctggaaaattaaataatttataatataatttcaatTACTCTGAAGTAATTTCTGGAGAAcgtaaataattcaaatataagAAGTTTAATGAAATGACAGCTCCACTGCTCACAAGTAATTACtggtaaaaattattattcaattaatCAAAGGTAATTAATGTAATTAAGTTTGCAAATTAAAGCATGAATAATTGTGCAAGGAGTTAAATGCTGACAAAATAgtaatatgtaaaaattttacaggaacaaataattacattttaattactCAACTAATTACTAGTAAGGTGTGCCAGGAACATTAAGGATTCCATTTGCATGTTCCactacaatttaaatatgaaaataaattgttagatAAACAAGAATTTAAGTGGAATTTCGAATTACATTCTAATTACTCAATGGTTACTAGTTGTTATTAGAAGCATTTAAATACCAGGAATAATTTAGAACGATTGTtacttcaaaataaataattatatgttAATGACTTAAAGGTAAGGTGGAAAGAAATGTAAATGTGATTTGGATTTATACTTACAACCTACTTTGGCAGCCATTCCCACAACGAATATGCTCAGACCAAAGGCCCAAAAGTTGCGCTGTACGGTCGCATAGATGGCGCCCCAAAAGCGCGGAGTTTCCGTATAATAATGCTGATAAATCGGATGCGCCGTAAAGAGCCACAGGACACCAACTGGAATCAAACTAAACCAGAACACCTGAAAGCTGCGCAGCTCACGCAGTTTGTACTGCTTCAGGGACAGCTGATCATAGGCAATGGCCGCCAGGACGCCACAGAAATAGGCGCcgaaattcatttgaaaggATGTATAAAACTCAGTAAACTGACGATCGCCAATAAACGAGTCCTTCTGTATTCTGTAAGGGAGACACAAATTAACAAACACAAACGAAGCCAAGTCGATCCAGTTCTCGGTTACTTACTGCGGCGTCGGCAGGAAGATGGGATAGTAGTCGAAGACATATGTCAGCACAGCGGGCAGCAGCATAAAGATGCCCAGCACGATGCCATAGAGCTGCTTGCTCCAGCGTCCAAAGCGATGTCCCAGTATTAGTACCAACAAGCTCAAGGCAAAGGATTGCGTGTCCGCGGCCAAATACCAGCCTTGCAGCAGGCACTGCAAACATAAACTAAGACTTTAGCCAGCTCTGGGTGAATCCAGTTAATCCTGCGCTGCACTTACACGCTCATCGGTTTGCAcataattgttaataaatagaaaattggTCCACCAGTTCTTGCGGCAGGCTAGCTGCTCCCGCTGGTAAATGTGTCGCCAGAGCGGACCGCCTGCGTTCTCAAAGTAAACGCcgctcagcagcagcacaaagcCATAGGGCACGGTGAGGCGTATATAGCGAAACACATTGAACTTGACAAAGAGTGCCGCATATTTGGCTAGGCTCCACGTCTCGTTTTTGTCGCCCGCCAGCGCCCGAGTCACCGCCAGCCAGTTGACGGTGAGCAGCAAGCCGCTAATCACAAAGAAGGTGACGGTGATGAGAGAGCCGGAGATAAGGAGC from Drosophila virilis strain 15010-1051.87 chromosome 2, Dvir_AGI_RSII-ME, whole genome shotgun sequence carries:
- the LOC6633138 gene encoding nose resistant to fluoxetine protein 6, whose amino-acid sequence is MCPLRLIVSWGVLLAAVQCFEMNMTQYFEMPQLYDFDDYDRCLQEFGSSDDTATYCFVRAEVQPNDTTAAWRAIQEISKYDRHHFDHRQLYFGLCVHKCEAQLAELDADAIQQLQAGVLTDNAKVNVYLELFAMESANRARYNELSNACLNWRLQQRNFGVQAKSVVEYCDTTATAGKVSEEDDPWNLGFYVLVCALILFSCLSSLVDLHLKRRRHDKMLKERDHYKTPPRSLVTRLLLTFSIARNWYRLNQEPNGKIGRELRFLDCFKFFAMFLVIFAHTNWVIYESAISNPQDPERMLHTAVGTLLISGSLITVTFFVISGLLLTVNWLAVTRALAGDKNETWSLAKYAALFVKFNVFRYIRLTVPYGFVLLLSGVYFENAGGPLWRHIYQREQLACRKNWWTNFLFINNYVQTDERCLLQGWYLAADTQSFALSLLVLILGHRFGRWSKQLYGIVLGIFMLLPAVLTYVFDYYPIFLPTPQIQKDSFIGDRQFTEFYTSFQMNFGAYFCGVLAAIAYDQLSLKQYKLRELRSFQVFWFSLIPVGVLWLFTAHPIYQHYYTETPRFWGAIYATVQRNFWAFGLSIFVVGMAAKVGWILRKFACLPIFRILGRLTYGAFIVHLLVARLALATVREPIYFGTGTMFAYIFYVLCASYLSSLLLAIFVELPVSSCLKLLR